The following DNA comes from Huiozyma naganishii CBS 8797 chromosome 8, complete genome.
TTCGTACAGATTCAAAGCGGCGCTGTTCTCCACCTCTGTCTCCAACATGATCTCGTCGCATTTCTCTCGCTGCATAATTTCAATCACTTTCGTGACGAGCCTCTTCGCGATCCCGCGACCTCTGTACGAACTCTCCACGGCGAGCATGCCGATGTAACCTCGCATCCTGCACGCCCTATGGGGCTCCATTTTACATATTATACAGCCAATGGGTAGTACAGGGTCAGCAGCATCAAACGCCAGGTACACCAACTCGGGCCATTGGTTCAGGAAGTACCGGTACACGTAGATGGAGTACGGTTCTGAGAGGTCTGCATCGATCAGCTTTTTGATCTGTTGAAAATGGTGCACGTTCGCAATATCCAACGGTCTGTACACAATATCCATTGTCCAGGAATATCTACAATTTGCCCTCACGATTGACTCCGTTTGGGAGGAAGTTGGGGTGCGAGAAGGTTTCTGACTTTCGTAGAGGGCCTCTCTTAGTTAATTTTCCTGATATAACCATGATATATTTGAAAATTATGGGTGGCTCTTCAAAGGGAAGGGTCTTTTTGACACATCGCGAGTTGAGGCCATCGCAAGGTGGATAACAGGGGTAATGGATACGTGGGAGTCCGAGGGGAGGTCTCTTCGTCTGGTGAACGCCGTCACGGGGGGGATCATCGTTTCAAACCCGTCGTTTTTCCTATCGTATACGGATCTGGTGAACTTTATAGCGCTGAAATGGGGCGGGGTCATCGGAGGTGGTAAAACGGTAGGTAAGAACTTCTTGGTGCTCCTGGAATTTGGACACAGATTGTCCGCAAAGAACTTTACTGATTTTGTGAGGAGAGACATGGATCAAGTGAAAGAGTTGTACGTTTTCGACAAGAGACTGTTCACAGTAATTAGTAATCCAGACGAAGAGACAAGTGGTGAAACACAGCAGAAGCAGTGCCATCAAATACTAGAGACTGTCAATGACACCCTAACACTGGTAAAACCTATCAAATCTCCCATGATTTACACGGAAAAGGTAGATACCCTGTCTCTGCAAGAGATGACCAGTGTTTTGACTACAAATCTTGGGTGGCTGTCTGCACTGGAGATAGACGTATACTATCTGGAGGATACAATAACCGGTACACTGCAACAGATTAAGAATATTCTGAAGTGTCTATACTGCTGTTATCAGTATTTGGGCCTCTACGGCGCTGAGATGGAgaagttgttcaaatcaAGTGATAAATTTTATCGCACTCTACAGAACGATCAGAAAACGATTAATTGGAAGTACTGCCTAGATAATGTACTGGGTTCTTTACCTTCATGGGATAATGACCCGCCATTATCAAAATTTGTGAACCGCAGTACACTAACGGATTTAGAACTTGAAACGGTAACGATACGACACAACATAGATACAGAGCTTAAACGTGCTGAAAGTGACATTCAGCAGGGCAAGTCATTAGGCGGTACGATCATGTCGAAAATAGACTCAACCAGAGAGCAGTTCCTACCCAGTGAAGATAAATACAAATTGGAGACTAATATGCTGAcgaatttcaaagatttaGTGGAAAGGACAAGAGACATTTCACGGGATATCTTGGACACACAAGAATCAACAGAACTCGATATTGGCAATGTACATTCTCATTTTTCGAATATCAGGCAAAATACCGTCAACGACCTTTACACAATATCGTATTCTTTGTATTCCCAAGCAGACAATATtcacactttgaagaaaagcTTACAGGCCAATGTCATAGAAATCCTAGGGCAAATATCCTTTACCCAGTTGAAATACCTCCAAGTGAAGAGAAGGCTGACCACAGATtgtgaaaaatatttgaaaaattacCAGAAGAACGAACTACAATTTGCTCACGTAGAAGATTTACCAACAATCTACGGTCTCTACTTGATTGAGCTCTATAGAAGGAATGTTTGGCTTGTGAACGTCAACAATCAAATTATAAAGTTTGATGCGTCACTCGAAGACATCTTGCAAGATGAACAGATTACACGAGATAAATGGACCCGAATATTCGGTTCAATAACGTCAATTTTTATCGACCAATCATTCGACTTGAGCATAAGAGAACGTGGCATTTCTGAATTG
Coding sequences within:
- the MAK3 gene encoding peptide alpha-N-acetyltransferase MAK3 (similar to Saccharomyces cerevisiae MAK3 (YPR051W); ancestral locus Anc_3.331), coding for MDIVYRPLDIANVHHFQQIKKLIDADLSEPYSIYVYRYFLNQWPELVYLAFDAADPVLPIGCIICKMEPHRACRMRGYIGMLAVESSYRGRGIAKRLVTKVIEIMQREKCDEIMLETEVENSAALNLYEQFGFIRMKRMFRYYLNEGDAFKLILPLTNKSCIRSTFLAMNST